The genomic window TCCTGAAAGATTTCAATTCTACAATCACAATGATTATCTGATATTTTATACGGAAAACCAGCACGCTTGTGTTTGGGGAATTCATAAGGATAATTTGTCGAATCCCAATCCGCCCGTTTACATGAGTTATGATGAAAAGGAATGGAATTTGGAAACAGAGACTTTGATAGACTTTTTTAATGCAATGGCTTTTCTTCAAGCTGGTTTTGCATTAAAATTTACTGCTGAATGTTTTTATGAAATAGACGAAAAAGGGCTAAACTTTATTGCTGAGAATTATACAAATAAAGGCGTTTCTTTTAAAAATTGGGCAGATGGAATAAATTTCTATGGAGATTATGATGATGATGTTATTGTTGTAATGAGCAATAATCAACTTTTTTACTCTTCCAATAACGAAGATCATTTTATTGAAATGGATAAAGTATTATCTGAACTCGGAACAGAATTTTAAATATATTTTGTAAAATAATTGCCATAGAACTTACAGAGGAATAAGATCGTTTTTTGCCTATTTACCGACAAAAGGATCTGGCGAACAGCCTAAATTGGCTCCTTGTTAAAATAATAGAGGTGTTTAAACTTCAACAAAAGTTAAATAATCATTACTAGAGAATTTTCTTCTTAAAAAACTCTAAAAATTATTTACTTTTATCGCAATTTAATTAATGTTTTACTGTTATTGCTTTATTTAGTAAAAAATAGTAATTCTTCATTTGTTAACCATTAACTGTAGATAAAAGTGAAAGTAAAAGTAAAAGGTTTCAGTCTCGTATTTTTTGTGTTTTTTATTTTTCAATCCTGCGGTAGAAAATCCGCTGCCGATTTCAATTCTGACTTTTCACTATTCAAAGATTACATTACCAGTTTTACAGGTGGAATCGTTTCGTCAGATTCTGATATTCGTGTGGTTTTGGCTTTCAATAAAAACGATTGGAAACCTAATCAGGAATTAGATGATGATTTGTTTGATATTTCGCCAAGTGTAAGCGGTAAAGTTGTAGCGCTTTCAACCAATACTTTAGCTTTTATTCCAGAGAAAAAACTTAAAATGGGAACAGAATATCAAGTTACTTTAAACTTAGATAAACTGACTGCCATTCCAAAAGAGAAAGAAAAAGAACTTTCTAAATTTAACTTTACGGTTAAGACGGTTAAACAAGATTTTACCATTAACACAGGCGATATTCAATCGTACAGCAAAGAATACCAATATTTAAACTGCGTTTTAAAAACAGCCGATAATATTGATTTTGAGACCGCTCAAAAACTCGTTGAAGCGAAGCAGAAAGGGAATAATCTTAAAATTAAATTTGAGAAAGTAGCTGGTCCTGCTAAAGAATTTCGTTTTATAATTGATAGTATTCAGCGTCAATCAGAAGCTTCCAATTTGGAAATTATCTATGACGGAAGTGATTTTGATATTGATCAAAAAGGGCAAATCGATTTCCCGATTACGAGCATCAACGAATTTAAGGTTATAAAAGTTGAAGTTCCAGACGGAAACAATCAGCAGGTTTTAATTAATTTCTCTGAGCCTTTAGAAAAAGGTCAGGATTTTGCGGGATTGGTTTCGATTCAAAACACGAATAATTTAAAATTTTCTACACAGGGGAATTTACTTAAAGTATATTTTACCAATCAAAATGCGCCTAAAAAAGAAGAACCAGTCGAAGTAGCTGCCGAAGAACCTGCAGTAGCTGCTGTAGATTCGGCTGCAGTTATGGTTGACTCAGCAGCGGTTGCCGTAGATTCAGCAGCCGCAGTTGTAGAAGAAGCTGTTGAATATGTGCCAGACGAAGAACCAGAACAAGTCGTTACTGGCGAACTGTTATTGGAAGTTTTTCAAGGAATCGAAAGTCAGTATGGTAAAAAACTGGAAAACAACTACAGCGAGAAAATTTCTTTTGATCAGATAAAACCAAACATTCGTTTTGTTAAAAATGGTACAATTCTGCCAAGTTCCAACAATTTAAAACTGAATTTTGAAGCTGTAAATCTAAGTGCGGTAGATGTAAAAGTATACAAGATTTACAAAAATAATATTCTGCAATTCCTTCAATATAATGAATTAAACGGCGGACAAAATCTCAAGAAAGTAGCGCAGCCAATTGCTAAAACCACTTTAAATTTAAAAGAAAGTACGCTTGTAAATCTGGCCAAATGGAATACGTATGCCTTAGATTTATCTAAAATTATTAAACCCGAACCAGGAGCGATTTACAGAGTTGAATTTGTTTATAAAAAGAAATATTCGCTTTACAAATGTGAAACATCAGATAATAGCGATGATGAAGCCGAGGAAGAAGAAGTGGATGAAAATGACGTAAACTACAGTGGAAACTCTTACGACGACTATTACTATTATGATGATTATGATTGGAGGGAAAGTCAAGATCCTTGTACAGGTTCTTACTATTACAATGCTCGAATTGCAACCAATATTCTAGCATCAGATTTGGGAGTTATTGCCAAAAGAGGAGAAAATAAATCGTACTTATTTGCTGTAAATAATATTGTTACAACCGAACCTGTTTCAAATGCAAGGGTCGATTTATACAATTTCCAACAGCAAAAAATAGCAACAGAAGCTACAAGCAGTGAAGGTATTGCATCTTTCCAATTGGATAAATTCGCCTATTTTGCTATTGTTACCTTAGGCGATCAATCTACTTATGTGAAGTTGGATGATGGGCTTTCATTATCGGTAAGTAATTTTGATGTTGCAGGTGAGACTTTACAAAAAGGGTTAAAAGGATTTATTTACGGAGAAAGAGGCGTTTGGCGTCCTGGAGATAATTTGTATTTGTCATTTATTTTGAATGATGCAGCGAATAAATTGCCGAAATCGCATCCAATTAAATTCAGATTAAATGATCCGAATGGGAAAACGGTTTATCAAACGGTTCAAAAAACGAACGATTTAAATCATTATGCTTTTACAGTTCCAACAAACCAAGATGCGCCAACAGGAAATTGGGAAGCAATGGTAAGCGTTGGAGGAGCAAAATTCTATAAGAGCATCAAGATTGAGACGATCAAACCAAATCGTTTAAAAATTAAAAATACATTTAGCAGAAAAACACTTTCGGCTTCGTATCCAAACACAGATAATTTGGAAGTAACATGGCTTCACGGTGCAATTGCTAAGAATTTAAATGTAGAAATGCAGGCTAAATTTTCTCAGCAGGCAACCACTTTTAAAGGCTATGAAAAATATACTTTTGATGATTTAGCTCGCCAATTCAGTACAGAAGAAATTAATGTTTTCTCTGGGAAATTAAATGAAACCGGAAAAGCATCGGTAAATATTCAGCCAAGATTACAAGGTCAGGCACCAGGAATGTTGCGCGCTTCATTCATTACAAAAGTATATGAAGAAGGAGGAGATTTTAGTACAGATGTGATGTCAACAACTTATTCTCCGTACAAAACCTATGTAGGGTTGAAAACGCCTGAACTAAACAAGTACAGCATGCTGGAAACGAGAACAAACAATCGTTTCGAAGTGGTGACGGTCGATGAAAACGGAAGACCAAAATCGGTTCGTAATCTCGAAGTAAGAGTTTACAAAGTAGACTGGAGATGGTGGTGGGATTCTTCGAGTGATAATTTATCAAATTATAATTCTTCGAATGCAACAACTTCATACAAAACATTTGTAATCAATACGGATTCTAGCGGAAAAGGAAGTTTCCAATTTGCTTTGACAGATGAAGAATGGGGACGTTACTTAATTCGTGTTGCCGATCAGCAAGATGGTCATGCGACTTCTTTAACCGTAAATATCGACTGGCCAATCTGGTCTGGAAAAACCCGTAATAGAGATGCTTCTACTGCCAACATGTTAGTATTTTCTACCGATAAAAAAAACTATGCAGTTGGAGAAAAAGCACAGATTTCTTTCCCGTCAAGTGAAGGCGGACGTGCTTTAATTTCGATCGAAAACGGATCAAGAGTTGTACAGACTATTTGGGCTGAAACTAAAAGTGGAGAAACAAAAGTTGAGGTTCCGATTACGGGAGCAATGGCGCCAAATGTATATTTTAATATTACTTTATTGCAACCTCATGCTTCGACCAAAAACGATTCGCCAATTCGTATGTACGGAATTGTTCCGATTGAAGTGGTAGATAAAAACACCATTTTGGCACCAACCCTAAATATGCCTGATGTTTTGAGACCGGAACAGCCATTTACAGTAAAAGTAGGCGAGAAATCAGGTAAAGAAATGACGTATACGATTGCGGTTGTCGATGAAGGACTTCTGG from Flavobacterium fluviale includes these protein-coding regions:
- a CDS encoding alpha-2-macroglobulin family protein, with product MKVKVKGFSLVFFVFFIFQSCGRKSAADFNSDFSLFKDYITSFTGGIVSSDSDIRVVLAFNKNDWKPNQELDDDLFDISPSVSGKVVALSTNTLAFIPEKKLKMGTEYQVTLNLDKLTAIPKEKEKELSKFNFTVKTVKQDFTINTGDIQSYSKEYQYLNCVLKTADNIDFETAQKLVEAKQKGNNLKIKFEKVAGPAKEFRFIIDSIQRQSEASNLEIIYDGSDFDIDQKGQIDFPITSINEFKVIKVEVPDGNNQQVLINFSEPLEKGQDFAGLVSIQNTNNLKFSTQGNLLKVYFTNQNAPKKEEPVEVAAEEPAVAAVDSAAVMVDSAAVAVDSAAAVVEEAVEYVPDEEPEQVVTGELLLEVFQGIESQYGKKLENNYSEKISFDQIKPNIRFVKNGTILPSSNNLKLNFEAVNLSAVDVKVYKIYKNNILQFLQYNELNGGQNLKKVAQPIAKTTLNLKESTLVNLAKWNTYALDLSKIIKPEPGAIYRVEFVYKKKYSLYKCETSDNSDDEAEEEEVDENDVNYSGNSYDDYYYYDDYDWRESQDPCTGSYYYNARIATNILASDLGVIAKRGENKSYLFAVNNIVTTEPVSNARVDLYNFQQQKIATEATSSEGIASFQLDKFAYFAIVTLGDQSTYVKLDDGLSLSVSNFDVAGETLQKGLKGFIYGERGVWRPGDNLYLSFILNDAANKLPKSHPIKFRLNDPNGKTVYQTVQKTNDLNHYAFTVPTNQDAPTGNWEAMVSVGGAKFYKSIKIETIKPNRLKIKNTFSRKTLSASYPNTDNLEVTWLHGAIAKNLNVEMQAKFSQQATTFKGYEKYTFDDLARQFSTEEINVFSGKLNETGKASVNIQPRLQGQAPGMLRASFITKVYEEGGDFSTDVMSTTYSPYKTYVGLKTPELNKYSMLETRTNNRFEVVTVDENGRPKSVRNLEVRVYKVDWRWWWDSSSDNLSNYNSSNATTSYKTFVINTDSSGKGSFQFALTDEEWGRYLIRVADQQDGHATSLTVNIDWPIWSGKTRNRDASTANMLVFSTDKKNYAVGEKAQISFPSSEGGRALISIENGSRVVQTIWAETKSGETKVEVPITGAMAPNVYFNITLLQPHASTKNDSPIRMYGIVPIEVVDKNTILAPTLNMPDVLRPEQPFTVKVGEKSGKEMTYTIAVVDEGLLDLTRFKTPNAWDSFYVREALGVKTWDVYDDVIGAYGGKINQIFSIGGDQDLGGGKAKKANRFKPVVLYYGPFKLGKGETKSHQLKLPKYIGSVRTMVVAGDANTSAYGSAEKATQVKSPLMVLASLPRKISPSEKVTLPVTVFATENKIKNVSIQVKTSNGLKVMGSAVQRLNFAQPDEKMAYFNLVVGSATGIAKVQVIATSGSEKSTYDVEIDMTNPNPVTSTFTDVVLTPNSTKTISWKTFGIAGSNKARLEVSSMPSMNLNGRLQFLIQYPHGCVEQTTSSVFPQLYLGDVADIDAKRKDLIQKNIAAGIARLGNFQLSNGGMPYWQGNAIADDWGTSYAGHFLIEAEKKGYVLPINFKSKWLSYQQKEAKQWRFEPKYGNDLAQAYRLYTLALAGNADLSSMNRLRETKGISNESMLRLAAAYVLAGQKSAGQSLFLRTSIDGSSDEYSYYYYGSSERNRAMALETMLLLDQKQKAFVTATKLAKEMSANQWMSTQTTAYCLYAMSKFAVSNGPKGINIQFSKNGKGETINTSKSVADRSLSVASGTNSITLKNNKANTVYVRVLNTGILPIGQENAVQSDVTASIVFKNRKGSVINVSRINQGTEFVAEVTIKNQRGESVQNVALSQILPSGFEIVNTRFTDYGDAVNNIADYIDIRDDRTNFYFGMKARETKVFRILLNASYLGNYYLPGLQCEAMYDNTFLARTKGFWVEVVK